Below is a window of Elusimicrobiales bacterium DNA.
GGCAAAGGAACTGCTGTCGGAATAGGATGATTCGTGCTCGCCGTCATAGACGACCGGGCAGACAGGCGCGATTTCCACGGACACGCCGTGCGCATTAGCCTCGTAATCCGCATGCGGGCGGCGGAACATGCCCATATTGGCTATCACCAGTTCGGAAGCTATGAATTTTTTTATCTCGTCGCTTTTGCTTTTCAACGCCGGGTTTTCGGTTTTGGAGGCGGCCAGCTCCATGAAGTGATACAGGTCCCCGTTATGCGTCCGCTTTCTCTGCGTGTCGGCGGACGGCTTGCCCATTCCCGGCATGCCAAAGCGCATCACATTGCTCATCGCGTAAGCCAGCGCGCGCCCATCCTGGGGCCGGACGGCTGCGCCCCAGCCCTTGAGCATTTGCGCCAGGCCGGACATTTTGGAAACGTCCAGCGCGGAAAAATGCTGCCCCATTTCGTTCGTCTTGAAAAAATCCGTGTTTTCCAGAGGCTGCCATTCCGCTTTTACAGAGGAAAACACCGCGGCGGCTGTTTCGGCGGGAGGCGCGCCGGGGGCGCTAGCCAGCGATTTCGCCAGCGCGGCGAACACATTTTCCGGCGCCCAGATGTACTCTTCCGAACCGAACACGGCATCCGCGTATCCTCTCGCCTCGTAAGCTATTTCCGCCATCTGCATGCGGCAGGAGAGCAGAAACAGGATATTTTCATGCCCGGACGCCTCCAGTATTTTCCGCAGTTCGGAATTGCGTATATGGTTTGCGGCGCGCTCGCCGTAAACCAGGCCCGCCGGGGCGTATTCCTCCCAGCCGGTGCCGTGGCCGTAGAGCATAAGCGCGTAGCGTTTGGCCGGGTATTCGCGTTTGGCCCATTTGACGAAATCTATGACGGTGCGGTAATCGGCAAAATCCGCCCGGTCTATGTGCTGGAGCGGTTTTTCCGGGAAATTCCTGTCAACGGCATATCTGGTTGCGCCGCCGGGCTCGGATATTTGCAGCAGCACATTCACATTCGGCCTGCCGCCCGCTTTGGAGAGGCCTTTCATCGCAATGTCCAGCAAAAGCCTGTCTTTTTCCGCGAAACCGGTGTATACCATCAGCGTCCATTCCCTCTGCGCGTCCGCGCCGGCGGATGGGGCGGCCTCGGGAACGGAAACGGCGCCCGGAGCGCGCATACGCTCCAGCTCGGCAATGGCGGAATCTCCGGCAGCCGCGCCGCGCGCGCACAGCGGCAAAGCCAGCAGCAATGCCGCCGCAAAGCGCGCGCCGCCGCGCCGCGCGGCATTTCGCATGCGGGTGTTTTTCACTG
It encodes the following:
- a CDS encoding clostripain-related cysteine peptidase → MRNAARRGGARFAAALLLALPLCARGAAAGDSAIAELERMRAPGAVSVPEAAPSAGADAQREWTLMVYTGFAEKDRLLLDIAMKGLSKAGGRPNVNVLLQISEPGGATRYAVDRNFPEKPLQHIDRADFADYRTVIDFVKWAKREYPAKRYALMLYGHGTGWEEYAPAGLVYGERAANHIRNSELRKILEASGHENILFLLSCRMQMAEIAYEARGYADAVFGSEEYIWAPENVFAALAKSLASAPGAPPAETAAAVFSSVKAEWQPLENTDFFKTNEMGQHFSALDVSKMSGLAQMLKGWGAAVRPQDGRALAYAMSNVMRFGMPGMGKPSADTQRKRTHNGDLYHFMELAASKTENPALKSKSDEIKKFIASELVIANMGMFRRPHADYEANAHGVSVEIAPVCPVVYDGEHESSYSDSSSFARDSNWDIFNDILVRVAQRYDLCKQ